In Microcaecilia unicolor mitochondrion, complete genome, one DNA window encodes the following:
- the ND1 gene encoding NADH dehydrogenase subunit 1 (TAA stop codon is completed by the addition of 3' A residues to the mRNA), giving the protein MNIINALNPLTLIIPILLAVAFLTLLERKILGYMQLRKGPNIVGPTGLLQPVADGIKLFIKEPLRPSSSSQIMFLMTPILALTLSMILWTPMPMPTPILDMNLGILFLLAISSLMVYSILGSGWSSNSKYALIGALRAVAQTISYEVTLGLILLCTILLSGTFTPLNFMYTQELMWLLLPAWPMATMWYISTLAETNRAPFDLTEGESELVSGFNVEYAGGPFALFFLAEYSNILLMNTLSTILFLAPTINQTAMQLTTMNIMMKAMVLSSLFLWVRASYPRFRYDQLMHLVWKNFLPLVLATTLIYISFPVSMAGLPPQT; this is encoded by the coding sequence ATGAATATTATTAATGCACTCAACCCGTTAACACTAATTATCCCCATCCTGCTTGCAGTGGCATTTTTAACTTTATTAGAACGAAAAATTCTAGGCTATATACAACTACGAAAAGGTCCAAACATCGTAGGACCAACAGGACTACTACAACCAGTTGCAGATGGTATTAAATTATTTATTAAAGAACCATTACGACCATCATCATCATCACAGATTATATTCCTAATAACTCCAATCCTGGCCCTAACACTATCAATAATCTTATGAACACCAATACCAATACCGACCCCAATCCTAGATATAAACTTAGGGATCTTATTTTTATTAGCAATTTCAAGCCTTATAGTCTACTCAATCCTAGGATCAGGCTGATCATCAAACTCAAAATATGCTCTAATTGGCGCACTACGAGCAGTAGCACAAACCATTTCATATGAAGTTACACTAGGCCTAATTCTCCTGTGTACAATCTTACTATCAGGCACCTTCACCCCTTTAAACTTTATATACACACAAGAATTAATATGACTACTCCTCCCAGCCTGACCAATAGCAACAATATGATATATTTCCACTCTAGCCGAAACTAACCGAGCACCATTTGATTTAACAGAAGGAGAATCAGAATTAGTATCTGGCTTTAATGTAGAATATGCAGGAGGCCCATTCGCCCTATTTTTTCTAGCAGAATATTCTAATATTCTACTAATAAATACACTATCAACCATTTTATTTTTAGCTCCAACAATTAACCAAACAGCCATACAGCTAACTACAATAAATATTATAATGAAAGCCATAGTCCTATCATCGTTATTTTTATGAGTCCGAGCATCATACCCACGATTCCGATATGATCAACTAATACACTTAGTCTGAAAAAATTTCCTACCTTTAGTGCTAGCCACAACATTAATCTATATTTCATTTCCAGTTTCAATAGCAGGCCTTCCACCACAGACATA